The genomic segment GTAAGCGCCATCGTGATGTTCCATAACCTCGGTAAATACCACTTCCATATAGTGGTTCTTTTCTATTGCCTCTTCCCACAGCTCTCCCAAGCCTTTTAGGGAGAGTTCCATGTTTATCCCATACTCTAAGTCCTCTTGGTCTGTATCTTCCAGCAACTCTGCTTCTTTTTGTTTTATAAATTCCTCTACCTTTCTTAGTTTTTCAAGGGCAGATGTTCTAAACCTTTCGTCTATAGGCACGCTTTTTATTATAGTTCAAAATACTCCGCACCGCAGTTTTGAGTTTCCCAAACCACCACCTTCTGAAGTGAAGGATACCTTTCTTTTACTTTCTCATAAAGCCACTTGGCTATATTTTCCGCACTTGGAGAAAAATCAAAAAGGTCATTGAGAAGTTTGTAATCAGGAAGGATCTCTTTAAGGAAGTTGTCAATCTCAACAAAGTCAAAACCCATACCACCAGTGTCAAGAGCGTCAGCTCTTATGTGAAGTTCCACCTCCCAAGTGTGTCCGTGCAGAGGTTCTGGAGAGCCATGATAATCCGTCAGAAAGTGAGCAGCGTTGAACTTTCTCTTCACTACAAGAGTCCA from the Hydrogenobacter hydrogenophilus genome contains:
- a CDS encoding 6-pyruvoyl trahydropterin synthase family protein encodes the protein WTLVVKRKFNAAHFLTDYHGSPEPLHGHTWEVELHIRADALDTGGMGFDFVEIDNFLKEILPDYKLLNDLFDFSPSAENIAKWLYEKVKERYPSLQKVVVWETQNCGAEYFEL